The following nucleotide sequence is from Zea mays cultivar B73 chromosome 1, Zm-B73-REFERENCE-NAM-5.0, whole genome shotgun sequence.
GAGAAAAATGCTAGATAGGTCGGTCTAACTGGAATTGATTTGGTTACGAGTAGATTGAAAAGGACTAGAAAAAATTAAATTAATTAAATTCTTTTCTAatcaaaattgaatagaaggaTTTAATTACGTATAAAACTCTTCGATCTAGATCCAAGCGAACTGGGCCTAACAGGCCACGATGGCCCACGCTATTATCCACCATCTCATCCCCACGATCTCCGTTCATCTCATCTCAGATCGTCTCTCATCCAACCTGATCCCATTCACATCCCCTTCCGATTCTCCGTCGCCTGAGCGGCTGAGCCAACTTGCCAAGCCAAGCAAGCCAAGTCGTCGCCTCCCCGACCCAACGCCGCGACCCCCTTGCCCGTCCGCGACCGCTGCAGCACCTCGGATCCCGCCCCAATGGCAACAGCGTGTCCGCCGCTCTCGCTGCCGTCCACCTCCCTCTTCCGCGGCAGGTCCGCCCGCGCCGGGCCCAGACGCAGGCAGCTCACGGCCGTCCGCTGCAGCGCCGTCGGAGGTGAAGCTTCTTCTGTTCTGCTCACAGGTTGGGATGCTTGTGCTGAGAAGTTAATTTAGCTGCTCTTTCGACGTGATGGTGCTCCAGAGGCGGTAGTGGAGGAGGCCTCGCCCAGGACGGCGGAAGAGCCGCTGCTGGTGAGCGCAATCAGAGGGAGGAAGGTCGAGAGGCCACCCGTCTGGCTCATGAGGCAGGCCGGGAGGTACATGAAGGCAAGTTCACTTCCATTTTGTGACGATTTTATCTGTATGtctgctaagcatttttgtagttAACATGCCAGTGCGCAGCTCGAGGAATGATCTTAAATTGGTTGGTAGTGTTATATAGTCATAGTCTCGAAAAGTGATCAACAATGTATCATGCATGTGAGACATAAGGAATTTAGCCAACATTCTTCATAGAAGGGAACATAAATGCTAAATGTTTGTAGGGTGCTGTGATGTAGGTTCCAGTGGCATGCGGAAAAGTGGACTAGTCAAGGGGGAACTATTAAAAGTCATCATCAAAACTCCCTGCAAAATCATTTTGCTATTTTAAATTGAATGCCGATTCCCGTTCACGCACAACAGACCTAGTGATTGCATGTTGATCTAAATGATCCTGGTACTGAGCTTGTTCGCCTTTTCAGAACCATTACAACTTTGTGTCTGTGACTCACGATTTATATAACAATGCCAAGTTAGCCATGTCTTTTTGAACCGGGATGGGTCTATGTTTCCTTTAAAGGCATGCTTTATTTGTGCAACCGATAGTGAACAACTGAACACCCATCCTTACTAACTTATTACCCTTCGTTTTTTTCTGCAGAGCTACCAATTGCTCTGCGAGCGGTATCCTTCGTTCCGTGAAAGATCAGAAAATGTCGACCTAGTTGTTGAGATCTCTTTGCAACCATGGAAGGTTTTCAAGCCTGATGGAGTAAGCTGCAGACTTTAGCTTTTTGTGTATGTTGTTTAAGGTCTCTGTTTAGAAATTTATCACAAAGCTTACACGGAGTATATGAATTTCAGATATTTCCCAATATCTGTTGGTCTTTGGTGTTGTGCTAATATTTTTCATGTGCTTTTATTAGGTCATCTTGTTCTCGGACATCCTTACTCCACTTCCTGGGatgaacataccttttgacattgtGAAGGGAAAAGGTCCAGTGATCTATGATCCATTGAGAACGGCAGCAGCTGTGAATGAAGTCAGAGAATTTGTTCCTGAGGAGTGGGTCCCTTATGTGGGGCAGGCTCTGAATATTTTGAGACAAGAGGTTAGTAAATGTGGTCTATTGGTCATTACAAAAACATGTTCATGTGGGACTAAGTTTGTTCCTGTTAAGATTTTGGTAGCCAACTCActgttttcattttctaattgatCAATCCTCTAGGTTTCACAGTGTAAATATCAGTCGCCTTAAGTCGCAGGCAATCTAGGCTCATCTTTAAAGTTTTAATGCAACATTACTTGGAGCTTGCTATAGTCACGAAAACATTATGGAATAAGTACATCAAGATAATGCAATTGATCATGCTGAGTAGCTCATGTGGATTTTTGAATGGGAATGCTTAGTCAAATGACATGGCAAACAGTACATTGAAACAATCAGTCTCCATTCTTCAAAAGATTGAAAAATACTTTTATGTTTAAGTGGAAACTATAAAACACATGTATCTCTAATCTTATTTGGATTTTTGGTATTTTGCATGAAATTACATTTTCAGCGTGTAGAGGTGGTATTGAGGCACATTtcaaacatttgattttttttTCTCCTCTTGCTAGGAGTGACTCAGTTGTTTCTTTCTCAGGTTAAGAATGAAGCTGCTGTACTAGGTTTTGTTGGAGCTCCGTTTACCTTGGCATCTTATTGTGTGGAAGGAGGTTCATCAAAGAACTTTACATTGATTAAGAAAATGGCCTTCTCAGAACCAGCGGTATTGAAAAGATCTTTGTTCCACATGAATACTGTTCTACTCAGCACAatcactttgaaaagaatttgcggTTGCATGTAGGGTACTGAATGCTACACAGTTTGATTGACTTCTAGCATGACATCTGAACAAATTGGTTGATGTGTATCTCAGAGCACTACGAAGGACATTGCTAGAGTTTATTAACACAAAGCATATTTTAAGTTTGTTCATTATTTTCATTCATTTTTCTGATCATATTTAGCCTATCCCAATTCCCAACTTGCTTTGaactaaaaggctttgttgttgttgtttctTGATCATCCAAAGTCTTGTTATAAAGCTTTGACCTTGACATTTTTTTTTGTAGATTCTACACAATTTGCTACAGAAGTTCACAACATCAATGGCTAACTATATTAAATACCAAGCGGACAATGGGGCGCAGGCTGTCCAAATTTTCGATTCATGGGCTACTGAACTCAGCCCGGCTGATTTTGAGGA
It contains:
- the LOC542606 gene encoding uroporphyrinogen decarboxylase, chloroplastic; translated protein: MATACPPLSLPSTSLFRGRSARAGPRRRQLTAVRCSAVGEAVVEEASPRTAEEPLLVSAIRGRKVERPPVWLMRQAGRYMKSYQLLCERYPSFRERSENVDLVVEISLQPWKVFKPDGVILFSDILTPLPGMNIPFDIVKGKGPVIYDPLRTAAAVNEVREFVPEEWVPYVGQALNILRQEVKNEAAVLGFVGAPFTLASYCVEGGSSKNFTLIKKMAFSEPAILHNLLQKFTTSMANYIKYQADNGAQAVQIFDSWATELSPADFEEFSLPYLKQIVDSVRETHPNLPLILYASGSGGLLERLPLTGVDVVSLDWTVDMAEGRKRLGSNTAVQGNVDPGVLFGSKEFISRRIYDTVQKAGNVGHVLNLGHGIKVGTPEENVAHFFEVAKGIRY